In the Artemia franciscana chromosome 1, ASM3288406v1, whole genome shotgun sequence genome, one interval contains:
- the LOC136027601 gene encoding mucin-2-like, which translates to MNAVFATYYEDNASFCGKYLNGEEFVTRPIQYIVEEKGKQIPYCFCYVYKIKSESGKKPNVENYEAAKTWCKTIQNVRDPGLPAAANIESKTGLYDFQKQLKVDKILEPINKKYFWVSEHKNAEGEIEVDRCSNAHCKDDGSLNHCEIHQNYRNLRDEKYCNPGRLVTCQLTIGYNLPDTEQNLCNKNDLEILRTKIKQTTTKHTTTPTSTTTTNSTTVFTTIPNTTPAKPTTLTTISSSTPTTTSITIRTTASTAISKTITTTKSTNRTKTKKTKTKHTNKSTTNRTKKKQTTKKHTTTPTSTTATSSTTVFTTIPNTTPTKPTTLTTISSSTPTATSITIRTTASTAISKTITTTKSITMTTNTSTTPSTPSTTTPNAISTTASTIKPTTKLITHITTSTSTPTTKPTTTSNIAATTTHTTRATVLTTPTTNQTTTSTTTPTTISATLSTSRATTLTALHNTTSTITHTTISATVSTISPTNIAATSSTPITKLTTNPTTPTTKPTTVSSTVSTNTPTSTTTTPTATRTTTSTIAPTTIPSTITTTTTPPTTTLTTNKPTTTSTTTSIKTAKTVLTTTSTTPTTITKPTTTLNAVVSNTVFTASTATRPATKPSTTTTTTTSTTMSTTTNRTTPTAMLTTTLNTPTTTTTITTPATISTTIHFTTPTKMVATTMTTLTTKPKPSTKPTTVFDTVSTAKPTAKTTTPNITTPTSTFTTTPTTKLLRTTLSTTVSNIIPTATPSRPTTPTAAQTTTSTTTSTSKTTTTPSKDKKVNPTENETILNKCNSSAELDTFQNYLDKEIVGIYDPEFFSKIRRIRHDIQSALKFLQELGGCFQILGNKQHLDNFEFKLGKALRSINSYKIYRSMLKETQRYYGCHIIYFYVSFIVCVNFSIFYFMLDQSFKSNDNSLLLPDFHI; encoded by the coding sequence ATGAATGCGGTATTTGCTACTTATTATGAAGACAATGCAAGCTTTTGTGGCAAATATTTAAATGGTGAAGAATTTGTAACCAGACCAATACAATATATTgtagaagaaaaaggaaaacaaattccgtattgtttttgttatgtttataaaataaaaagtgaaagtGGAAAAAAACCAAATGTAGAAAATTATGAAGCTGCCAAAACTTGGTGTAAAACGATACAAAATGTAAGAGATCCGGGACTCCCAGCTGCAGCAAATATCGAGTCCAAGACTGGTCTCTATGATTTCCAGAAACAATTAAAAGTAGATAAAATACTAgagccaataaataaaaaatatttctgggTATCTGAACATAAGAATGCAGAAGGAGAAATTGAAGTAGATAGGTGTTCAAATGCTCACTGTAAAGATGATGGAAGTCTAAATCATTGTGAAATACATCAAAATTATCGAAATTTAAGAGACGAAAAGTATTGTAATCCAGGACGTCTCGTGACATGTCAACTGACCATAGGTTACAACCTTCCTGACACTGAACAGAATTTATGCAACAAGAATGATTTAGAAATTCTTAgaacgaaaataaaacaaacaacgaCAAAGCATACTACCACACCAACTAGTACAACGACTACTAACTCTACTACTGTATTTACTACCATACCTAATACCACACCAGCTAAACCGACTACATTGACGACTATATCTTCTAGTACACCTACTACCACATCTATTACGATACGTACTACTGCATCTACTGCAATTTCAAAGACCATAACTACTACCAAATCTACCAATAGgacgaaaacaaaaaaaacgaaaacaaagcATACCAACAAATCTACTACCAatagaacgaaaaaaaaacaaacaacaaaaaagcatACTACCACACCAACTAGTACAACGGCTACTAGCTCTACTACTGTGTTTACTACCATACCTAATACCACACCAACTAAACCGACTACATTGACGACTATATCTTCTAGTACACCTACTGCCACATCTATTACGATACGTACTACTGCATCTACTGCAATTTCAAAGACTATAACTACTACCAAATCTATTACAATGACTACTAACACTTCTACTACCCCTTCTACTCCATCTACTACTACACCTAATGCTATATCTACTACTGCATCTACTATTAAACCAACTACCAAACTTATCACACATATTACCACATCAACTAGTACACCGACTACTAAACCCACTACTACATCTAATATTGCAGCTACTACCACACATACTACAAGAGCTACTGTACTGACTACACCGACAACTAAtcaaactactacttctactactacacctactacaaTATCTGCTACTCTATCTACTAGCAGAGCTACTACACTGACTGCCCTACataatactacttctactatcACACATACAACTATATCTGCTACTGTATCTACTATCTCACCTACTAACATAGCTGCTACATCGAGTACACCAATTACTAAACTGACTACGAATCCTACCACACCGACAACTAAACCCACTACTGTATCTAGTACTGTATCTACTAATACACCTACTTCCACAACTACTACACCGACTGCTACACGCACCACCACTTCTACAATTGCGCCTACTACTATACCTTCTACTATTACGACCACTACTACCCCACCAACCACTACACTCACTACAAACAAACCTACCACCACATCTACTACCACATCTATTAAAACAGCTAAGACCGTGCTTACTACTACGTCAACTACACCTACTACAATAACTAAACCAACTACCACACTCAATGCTGTTGTATCCAACACTGTATTTACAGCTTCTACCGCGACTAGACCAGCTACTAAGCCTTCCACTACAACAACAACCACCACCTCTACTACCATGTCTACTACCACAAATCGAACCACACCTACTGCCATGCTTACTACTACATTGAATACACCTACCACTACAACGACTATCACCACACCTGCCACCATATCTACTACCATACATTTTACAACACCTACTAAAATGGTTGCTACTACTATGACTACACTTACTACAAAACCTAAGCCAAGCACTAAACCGACTACGGTATTTGACACTGTATCCACTGCTAAACCAACTGCCAAAACTACTACTCCAAACATTACCACACCTACTAGCACATTTACAACCACACCTACAACTAAACTACTACGTACTACATTATCTACTACTGTATCTAATATAATACCAACTGCCACACCTTCTCGACCAACAACACCGACTGCTGCACAGACTACTACATCTACTACTACATCTACTTCTAAAACTACCACTACACCTTCCAAAGATAAGAAAGTTAATCCCACAGAAAACGAAACAATCTTGAACAAGTGTAATAGCTCAGCAGAACTGgatacttttcaaaattatcttgATAAAGAAATTGTAGGCATATATGAtcctgaatttttttcaaaaataagaagaattcGACATGACATACAAAGTGCTTTGAAATTCCTTCAAGAATTGGGTGGGTGTTTTCAAATATTAGGTAACAAACAACACTTGGACAACTTTGAGTTTAAACTCGGAAAAGCATTGAGATCAATTAATAGCTACAAGATATATAGATCAATGTTGAAAGAAACACAAAGATATTATGGTTGtcatattatttacttttatgtttcatttattgtatgcgttaatttttctattttctatttcatGTTGGATCAGAGCTTCAAAAGCAACGATAATAGTCTATTGTTGCCTGACTTTCATATTTGA